One Frankia alni ACN14a DNA window includes the following coding sequences:
- a CDS encoding sensor histidine kinase, with protein MTADDEPAQDHGAPADPAAADGGDGAGSAALDGPLPAAAFDLLPDAVVVTDAAGTVEVFNRAAVRLIGVSAPAAVGRHLTEVLPLLDERGNDWWECSAVSRELPRVIGQPERRLTYAGPVHDRDFHVTVRFTRVAGRLARVSLSLRDTLSRERLERNRADLVATVAHELRSPLTSVKGFTATLLAKWDRFTDEQKKLMLNTVNTDADRVTRLLAEVLDVSRIDSGRIQVRKQIVDLPGRVRSVVDGKIAAGAAGAERFDVREEGELPEMWVDPDKMEQVLHNLVDNALRHGAGTVTVLLRGSDTGTEVSVADEGEGVSESNAARVFTKFWRGASRGNGTGLGLYIAKALIEAHGGTISVGRAAGGGAEFRFFVPAGGPVFG; from the coding sequence ATGACTGCTGACGACGAGCCCGCGCAGGATCACGGCGCACCGGCGGACCCCGCCGCGGCCGACGGCGGCGACGGTGCCGGCTCGGCCGCGCTGGACGGGCCGCTGCCCGCGGCCGCGTTCGACCTGCTGCCCGACGCGGTCGTCGTCACCGACGCCGCCGGCACGGTCGAGGTCTTCAACCGGGCCGCGGTCCGCCTGATCGGCGTGTCCGCGCCGGCCGCGGTCGGCCGGCACCTCACCGAGGTGCTCCCGTTGCTGGATGAGCGCGGCAACGACTGGTGGGAGTGCTCCGCGGTCAGCCGGGAGCTGCCGCGGGTCATCGGCCAGCCCGAGCGACGGCTGACCTACGCCGGTCCCGTGCATGACCGCGACTTCCACGTCACCGTCCGCTTCACCCGGGTCGCGGGCCGGCTGGCCCGGGTTTCGCTGTCGCTGCGCGACACGCTGAGCCGGGAGCGGCTGGAGCGCAACCGGGCGGATCTGGTCGCCACCGTCGCCCACGAGCTGCGCTCGCCGCTGACCAGCGTGAAGGGCTTCACGGCGACGCTGCTGGCCAAGTGGGACCGGTTCACCGACGAGCAGAAGAAGCTCATGCTGAACACGGTCAACACCGACGCCGACCGGGTCACCCGCCTGCTCGCCGAGGTGCTCGACGTCTCCCGGATCGACTCGGGCCGCATCCAGGTCCGCAAGCAGATCGTCGACCTGCCCGGCCGGGTGCGCTCCGTGGTCGACGGCAAGATCGCCGCCGGGGCGGCGGGTGCCGAGCGGTTCGACGTCCGCGAGGAGGGCGAGCTGCCCGAGATGTGGGTCGACCCGGACAAGATGGAGCAGGTGCTCCACAACCTCGTCGACAACGCGCTGCGCCACGGCGCGGGTACTGTGACGGTGCTGCTGCGCGGCAGCGACACCGGCACGGAGGTGAGCGTGGCCGACGAGGGCGAAGGCGTGTCCGAATCGAACGCCGCGCGCGTGTTCACGAAGTTCTGGCGCGGCGCGAGCCGCGGCAACGGCACCGGTCTCGGGCTCTACATCGCCAAGGCACTGATCGAGGCGCATGGGGGCACCATCTCGGTCGGCCGGGCCGCGGGCGGCGGCGCCGAGTTCCGATTTTTCGTGCCCGCCGGCGGTCCGGTGTTCGGCTGA
- a CDS encoding TrmH family RNA methyltransferase yields the protein MLPPPDHGPVAGLRSARVGAARRLRRPAERREQGRFLVEGAQAVGAAVAAGGLLEVFVGVSAAGRHEDLLRAAAVPVRLVTDEAAAALSETVTPQGLVAVAALPGHRLADLAAPRLVAVCVGANDPGNAGTVIRSADAAGADAVVFTGGGVDPFGGKCVRSSAGSHFHLPVIVEPTFTEVVTGLRARGCRIVATSGSARRDLDTAVDAGELDGPTAWLFGNEAHGLDPAGLAAADAALRVPVYGQAESLNLAVASALCLYASARAQRTGRSGTDGTGGGGRRW from the coding sequence GTGCTCCCGCCGCCCGATCATGGGCCGGTCGCCGGGCTGCGGTCGGCCCGGGTCGGTGCCGCCCGGCGTCTGCGGCGCCCGGCGGAGCGTCGCGAGCAGGGCCGCTTCCTCGTCGAGGGGGCGCAGGCCGTCGGCGCGGCCGTCGCCGCGGGCGGCCTGCTCGAGGTGTTCGTGGGCGTGTCGGCGGCCGGCCGCCACGAGGATCTGCTGCGGGCCGCCGCGGTGCCCGTCCGGCTCGTGACGGACGAGGCCGCGGCGGCACTGTCCGAGACGGTCACCCCTCAGGGGCTCGTCGCCGTCGCCGCTCTGCCGGGGCACCGGCTCGCCGACCTCGCCGCCCCCCGACTCGTGGCGGTGTGCGTGGGCGCGAACGATCCGGGCAACGCCGGCACCGTGATCCGCAGTGCGGATGCGGCCGGGGCGGACGCGGTGGTGTTCACCGGCGGCGGCGTCGACCCGTTCGGCGGGAAGTGCGTGCGGTCGTCGGCCGGCAGCCACTTCCACCTCCCGGTGATCGTCGAGCCGACGTTCACCGAGGTGGTGACGGGGTTGCGCGCACGGGGGTGCCGAATCGTCGCGACCTCGGGTTCCGCGCGGCGTGATCTCGACACCGCGGTGGACGCCGGCGAGCTCGACGGGCCCACTGCCTGGTTGTTCGGCAACGAGGCGCATGGTCTTGACCCCGCCGGTCTGGCCGCCGCGGACGCGGCGTTGCGGGTACCGGTGTACGGTCAGGCCGAGTCCCTGAATCTTGCGGTTGCGTCCGCCCTGTGCCTATACGCATCGGCGCGGGCGCAGAGAACGGGTAGGTCCGGTACTGACGGCACCGGAGGAGGTGGTCGGCGGTGGTGA
- the rplT gene encoding 50S ribosomal protein L20 has translation MARVKRAVNAQKKRRTVLEQASGYRGQRSRLYRKAKEQMLHSMTYSYRDRRARKGDFRQLWITRINAAARANGLTYNRFVQGLKLSGVEVDRKILADLAVNDAAAFTALVEVARAALAAAPEPTAA, from the coding sequence ATGGCACGCGTGAAGCGGGCGGTCAACGCCCAGAAGAAGCGCCGTACGGTCCTCGAACAGGCCAGCGGCTACCGGGGCCAGCGCTCGCGGCTCTACCGCAAGGCCAAGGAGCAGATGCTCCACTCGATGACCTACTCCTACCGGGACCGTCGCGCGCGCAAGGGCGACTTCCGGCAGTTGTGGATCACTCGAATCAACGCCGCGGCGCGGGCGAACGGCCTGACGTACAACCGCTTCGTGCAGGGTCTGAAGCTGTCCGGCGTGGAGGTGGACCGCAAGATCCTCGCCGATCTGGCGGTCAACGACGCCGCCGCCTTCACCGCGCTGGTCGAGGTGGCCCGGGCGGCCCTGGCGGCGGCGCCGGAGCCGACCGCCGCCTGA
- the rpmI gene encoding 50S ribosomal protein L35 — MPKQKSHSGASKRFRITGSGKVVRQKANRRHLLEHKSSRRTRRLAGVEPLTKADAGRIKRLLAR, encoded by the coding sequence ATGCCCAAACAGAAGTCCCACAGCGGCGCGAGCAAGCGGTTCCGGATCACCGGCTCCGGCAAGGTGGTGCGCCAGAAGGCCAACCGCCGCCACCTGCTGGAGCACAAGTCCAGCCGCCGTACCCGCCGGCTGGCCGGCGTGGAGCCGCTGACGAAGGCGGACGCAGGCCGAATCAAGCGCCTTCTCGCCCGCTGA
- the infC gene encoding translation initiation factor IF-3 has protein sequence MSTESRINDRIRVPEVRLVGAEGEQIGIVAIGEAMRMAQEADLDLVEVAPTARPPVCKLMDFGKFKYESDQKRREARKNQVQTVIKEMKLRPKIDPHDYETKKGHVVRFLRAGDKVKITIMFRGREQSRPELGIRLLQRLSADVAELGYVEAQPKQDGRNMTMVMAPHKGSKPQRLPEPAGHV, from the coding sequence ATCAGCACAGAGTCCCGTATCAATGACCGGATCCGCGTTCCCGAGGTCCGCCTCGTCGGCGCGGAAGGCGAGCAGATCGGCATCGTTGCGATCGGCGAGGCCATGCGCATGGCGCAGGAGGCCGATCTCGACCTCGTGGAGGTCGCGCCGACCGCTCGCCCTCCGGTCTGCAAGCTGATGGACTTTGGAAAGTTCAAGTACGAGTCCGACCAGAAGCGTCGGGAAGCTCGGAAGAACCAGGTCCAGACCGTCATCAAGGAAATGAAGCTGCGGCCGAAGATCGATCCGCACGACTACGAGACCAAGAAGGGTCACGTCGTGCGGTTCCTGCGAGCCGGTGACAAGGTGAAGATCACCATCATGTTCCGTGGTCGGGAGCAGTCCCGGCCGGAGCTCGGCATCCGCCTGCTTCAGCGGCTGTCGGCCGACGTGGCCGAACTCGGCTATGTGGAGGCCCAGCCCAAGCAGGACGGCCGGAACATGACGATGGTCATGGCCCCGCACAAGGGTTCCAAGCCGCAGCGGCTGCCTGAACCGGCTGGCCACGTCTGA
- a CDS encoding SseB family protein — protein MARHLLTPAGQGDDGAADEALVRVLAAGGPTGRVDPAALTAALRRARVFVAIEAMLTSADATTGADKTSEMALATLRTPSGATALPIFSSVATLAAWRGAARPVPVAAPDAWAEAVRLGLDSVVIDVAGPYSTSLEVGHGGADVPVGPDAVGDAWRADRAAAVDERAAAVDRSRVADGGVDAPVGVGRPDPSADTTLTALRRPANPDGPLARARVRVALRAITERVEAWPAELVEPGAAAPRPVLAIAVHGPAGDTSAAGESIARRLSQLLGAVPDPGGSAPTDATNAVDRRGGPGPEPLGAGAGAGSGAGAGAAAVAVLVVGASEARAVRRLLGRGLRAERGWASRLHR, from the coding sequence ATGGCACGCCATCTGCTGACTCCGGCCGGGCAGGGAGACGACGGGGCGGCCGACGAGGCCCTCGTCCGGGTGCTCGCCGCCGGCGGCCCGACCGGTCGCGTCGATCCTGCCGCCCTGACCGCCGCCCTGCGCCGCGCCCGGGTCTTCGTCGCGATCGAGGCCATGCTCACCTCGGCCGACGCCACCACCGGCGCCGACAAGACCAGTGAGATGGCGCTGGCCACCCTGCGCACCCCGTCCGGCGCGACCGCGCTGCCGATCTTCTCCAGCGTGGCGACGCTCGCCGCCTGGCGCGGGGCCGCCCGCCCCGTGCCGGTGGCCGCGCCGGACGCCTGGGCGGAGGCGGTCCGGCTCGGCCTCGACTCGGTGGTGATCGACGTCGCGGGCCCGTACTCCACCAGCCTGGAGGTCGGCCACGGCGGCGCCGACGTTCCGGTCGGCCCGGACGCCGTCGGCGATGCCTGGCGAGCCGACCGCGCGGCCGCCGTCGACGAGCGCGCGGCAGCGGTCGATCGCTCGCGTGTCGCCGACGGTGGTGTGGATGCGCCGGTGGGCGTGGGACGGCCCGATCCGTCCGCCGACACCACCCTGACGGCGCTGCGGCGGCCAGCGAACCCCGACGGGCCGCTGGCCCGCGCGCGGGTGCGGGTGGCCCTGCGGGCGATCACGGAACGGGTCGAGGCCTGGCCGGCCGAACTGGTCGAGCCCGGCGCGGCGGCCCCGCGGCCCGTGCTCGCCATCGCCGTCCATGGCCCGGCGGGGGACACGTCTGCGGCGGGAGAGTCGATCGCCCGCCGCCTGTCCCAGCTCCTGGGTGCCGTCCCCGACCCCGGTGGTTCAGCCCCGACGGACGCGACGAACGCGGTCGACCGGCGCGGGGGTCCTGGGCCCGAGCCTCTGGGTGCCGGTGCCGGTGCCGGGTCCGGTGCAGGAGCCGGTGCCGCTGCGGTGGCGGTGCTGGTGGTCGGGGCGTCCGAGGCACGGGCGGTGCGTCGGCTCCTGGGCCGTGGCCTGCGCGCGGAGCGGGGCTGGGCTTCGCGGCTGCACCGCTGA
- the ribH gene encoding 6,7-dimethyl-8-ribityllumazine synthase, with product MSGFGAPQEVLPPVAGLRLAIVATRWHAEITDALLAGALRAVKDTGLATAPTVVRVSGAVELPVVAAALAQRHDAVVALGVVIRGGTPHFDYVCQFVTAGLARVTLDARVPVGFGVLTCDTVDQARDRAGLPDSAEDKGREATLAALDTAAVLRDLALAS from the coding sequence GTGAGCGGCTTCGGCGCGCCGCAGGAGGTGCTCCCGCCGGTGGCCGGGCTGCGGCTGGCGATCGTCGCCACCCGCTGGCATGCCGAGATCACCGACGCGCTGCTGGCCGGGGCGCTGCGCGCGGTCAAGGACACCGGGCTCGCGACGGCGCCGACCGTCGTGCGGGTCTCCGGCGCGGTCGAGCTGCCCGTCGTCGCCGCGGCGCTGGCCCAGCGGCACGACGCGGTCGTCGCCCTCGGCGTGGTCATCCGCGGCGGCACGCCGCACTTCGACTACGTCTGCCAGTTCGTCACCGCGGGGCTGGCCCGGGTCACCCTCGACGCCCGGGTCCCCGTCGGCTTCGGCGTGCTCACCTGCGACACCGTCGACCAGGCCCGCGACCGGGCCGGGCTGCCCGACTCCGCCGAGGACAAGGGCCGGGAGGCGACGCTGGCCGCCCTCGACACCGCCGCGGTGCTGCGCGACCTGGCCCTGGCGAGCTGA
- a CDS encoding bifunctional 3,4-dihydroxy-2-butanone-4-phosphate synthase/GTP cyclohydrolase II — protein sequence MTTSAAGASSTAIPAPPAPASPRSASSLPASPASAPPASALPADALPAAVGGTSGAGPATVDGDVDVTFASIEDAIAEIAAGRPLVVVDDADRENEGDLIFAAEAATPELVAFMTRYTSGVICVPMDAVDTDRLELDQMVPHNTERMGTAFTITVDAREGVSTGISAADRARTIRLLADPDTVPGDLSRPGHIFPLRAKDGGVLRRPGHTEAAVDLARLAGLRPAGTICEIVNDDGTMARLPELAAFARDHGLLLISIADLIAYRRRTEKQVVRVAEATIPTSYGTFRAVGFRNVLDGVEHIALIRGELGDGEDVLVRVHSECLTGDVFGSRRCDCGTQLDAALRMIAAEGRGVVLYVRGHEGRGIGLMHKLRAYQLQDAGHDTVDANLALGLPADARDYGTGAQILVDLGVRGLRLLSNNPTKRAGLEGYGLRIVELIGMPVTQTPENLRYLTTKRDRMGHVLPGLARAVGEDTPAGGRWAPSPARVPATSGCAAVPGGAGSSSAGVDLTDGEGL from the coding sequence ATGACCACATCCGCGGCCGGCGCCTCCTCGACGGCCATCCCCGCCCCGCCCGCCCCCGCCTCGCCTCGCTCTGCCTCGTCCCTCCCCGCCTCGCCCGCCTCAGCTCCGCCCGCCTCCGCCCTGCCCGCGGACGCTCTGCCCGCGGCCGTCGGCGGGACGTCCGGTGCCGGCCCGGCGACCGTCGACGGCGACGTCGACGTGACGTTCGCCTCCATCGAGGACGCCATCGCCGAGATCGCCGCCGGCCGGCCGCTCGTCGTCGTCGACGACGCCGACCGGGAGAACGAGGGCGACCTGATCTTCGCCGCCGAGGCGGCCACCCCCGAGCTCGTCGCGTTCATGACGCGCTACACCTCCGGGGTGATCTGCGTGCCGATGGACGCCGTCGACACCGACCGGCTCGAGCTCGACCAGATGGTCCCGCACAACACCGAGCGGATGGGCACGGCGTTCACCATCACCGTCGACGCCCGCGAGGGCGTCTCCACCGGCATCTCCGCCGCCGACCGGGCCCGCACGATCCGGTTGCTCGCCGACCCCGACACCGTCCCGGGCGACCTGAGCCGGCCGGGGCACATCTTCCCGCTGCGGGCCAAGGACGGCGGCGTGCTGCGCCGGCCGGGCCACACCGAGGCGGCCGTCGACCTGGCCCGGCTCGCCGGACTGCGCCCGGCGGGCACCATCTGCGAGATCGTCAACGACGACGGGACGATGGCGCGCCTTCCCGAGCTCGCCGCGTTCGCCCGCGACCACGGCCTGCTGCTGATTTCCATCGCCGACCTCATCGCCTACCGTCGGCGGACGGAGAAGCAGGTGGTGCGGGTCGCCGAGGCGACGATCCCGACCAGCTACGGCACCTTCCGCGCCGTCGGCTTCCGCAACGTCCTCGACGGGGTGGAGCACATCGCGCTGATCCGCGGCGAGCTGGGCGACGGCGAGGACGTCCTCGTCCGGGTGCACAGCGAGTGCCTCACCGGCGACGTGTTCGGCTCGCGGCGCTGCGACTGCGGCACCCAGCTCGACGCCGCCCTGCGGATGATCGCGGCCGAGGGTCGCGGGGTGGTCCTCTACGTGCGCGGCCACGAGGGCCGCGGCATCGGCCTGATGCACAAGCTGCGGGCCTACCAGCTCCAGGACGCCGGCCACGACACCGTGGACGCCAACCTCGCGCTCGGCCTGCCCGCCGACGCCCGCGACTACGGCACCGGCGCGCAGATCCTCGTCGACCTCGGGGTGCGCGGCCTGCGGCTGCTGTCGAACAACCCGACCAAGCGGGCCGGCCTGGAGGGCTACGGGCTGCGCATCGTCGAGCTCATCGGCATGCCGGTCACCCAGACCCCGGAGAACCTGCGGTACCTGACGACCAAGCGGGACCGGATGGGCCACGTCCTGCCCGGGCTGGCCCGCGCCGTCGGGGAGGACACCCCGGCCGGCGGCCGCTGGGCGCCGAGCCCCGCGCGGGTGCCCGCGACCTCCGGCTGCGCCGCCGTCCCGGGCGGCGCCGGCAGCTCCTCGGCGGGCGTCGACCTCACCGACGGAGAGGGTCTGTGA
- a CDS encoding riboflavin synthase: MFTGIVEELGVVAAVDARPESAALTIACQTVLADATHGASIAVNGVCLTVTSFQRAGGDPAGAGLTAADPGGADPGGGAPAAGAGRAGPAGTISASATFTADVMRETLVRSSLGQLAVGDPVNLERPVRLADRLGGHLVQGHVDGVGVVVDRQADEHWEIVRIALPAGLDRYLVEKGSVTVDGVSLTVVEVTPAGGDSPATFTVSLIPTTLDLTTLGRRAPGARVNIEVDVLAKYVEKLHAGTIDPNGLPR, translated from the coding sequence ATGTTCACCGGCATCGTTGAAGAGCTCGGCGTGGTGGCTGCGGTGGATGCGCGGCCGGAGTCGGCGGCGCTCACCATTGCCTGTCAGACCGTACTGGCGGACGCGACCCACGGCGCCTCCATCGCCGTCAACGGCGTGTGTCTCACGGTGACCTCCTTCCAGCGGGCCGGCGGCGATCCGGCCGGCGCTGGTCTGACTGCCGCCGACCCTGGTGGCGCCGACCCGGGGGGCGGCGCGCCGGCCGCGGGGGCCGGTCGCGCGGGTCCCGCCGGCACAATCTCGGCGTCCGCGACGTTCACGGCTGACGTGATGCGCGAAACCCTCGTGCGGTCCTCCCTCGGCCAGCTCGCCGTGGGCGATCCGGTGAACCTCGAACGGCCCGTGCGGCTGGCCGACCGTCTCGGCGGTCATCTGGTCCAGGGGCACGTCGACGGCGTCGGCGTCGTCGTCGACCGGCAGGCCGACGAGCACTGGGAGATCGTCCGCATCGCCCTGCCCGCCGGCCTCGACCGCTACCTCGTGGAGAAGGGCTCGGTGACGGTCGACGGCGTCAGCCTGACCGTCGTCGAGGTCACCCCGGCCGGGGGCGACTCTCCGGCGACGTTCACCGTCAGCCTGATCCCCACCACCCTCGACCTGACCACGCTCGGCCGCCGTGCACCGGGTGCCCGGGTCAACATCGAGGTCGACGTGCTGGCGAAGTACGTCGAGAAGCTGCATGCCGGCACCATCGACCCGAACGGACTGCCCCGATGA
- a CDS encoding dCMP deaminase — protein MTSAGSPSPGGPPPGPDRDRYWLARAVELGRRCPPSSTAYSVGALIVAADGTPLAEGYSRAEEPHDHAEEVALRRLAARLDASAAGGDPGGGVDSGGGGDPGVGVDPAGATVYSSLEPCSARASRPWTCTELILAAGIGRVVFAWREPSLFVDCDGAERLAAAGVEVVEIPALAADVRAVNSHLPLG, from the coding sequence CGCCGTCTCCCGGTGGTCCGCCGCCGGGCCCCGACAGGGACCGGTACTGGCTGGCCCGCGCGGTCGAGCTCGGGCGCCGCTGCCCGCCGTCGTCCACGGCGTACTCGGTCGGCGCGCTGATCGTGGCGGCCGACGGAACCCCGCTGGCCGAGGGCTACTCCCGAGCGGAGGAACCGCACGACCACGCCGAGGAGGTCGCGCTGCGCCGCCTCGCCGCCCGCCTCGACGCGTCGGCCGCCGGCGGTGATCCCGGTGGCGGTGTCGATTCCGGTGGCGGCGGCGATCCCGGTGTCGGTGTCGATCCGGCGGGGGCGACGGTGTACAGCTCGCTGGAGCCGTGCAGCGCGCGGGCGTCGCGGCCGTGGACCTGCACGGAGCTCATCCTCGCCGCCGGCATCGGCCGGGTGGTTTTCGCCTGGCGCGAGCCGTCGCTGTTCGTCGACTGCGACGGCGCCGAACGGCTGGCCGCGGCCGGCGTCGAGGTGGTCGAGATCCCGGCGCTCGCCGCGGACGTCCGCGCGGTCAACAGCCACCTCCCGCTCGGCTGA